A region from the Citrobacter telavivensis genome encodes:
- the mntR gene encoding manganese-binding transcriptional regulator MntR — MSRRAGMPTTKKVTQLVNVEEHVEGFRQVREAHRRELIDDYVELISDLIIEVGEARQVDMAARLGVSQPTVAKMLKRLASVGLIEMIPWRGVFLTPEGEKLAQESRERHQIVENFLLVLGVSPEIARRDAEGMEHHVSQETLEAFRHFTQQHGNSIE, encoded by the coding sequence ATGAGTCGTCGCGCAGGTATGCCAACAACAAAAAAAGTGACGCAGTTAGTGAACGTTGAGGAACACGTTGAAGGGTTTCGTCAGGTGCGAGAGGCTCATCGCCGCGAACTGATCGACGACTATGTTGAGTTGATTTCTGACCTGATTATTGAAGTCGGCGAAGCGCGTCAGGTGGATATGGCGGCCCGTCTCGGGGTGTCCCAACCGACGGTAGCCAAGATGCTTAAGCGTCTGGCCTCGGTGGGACTGATAGAAATGATCCCCTGGCGCGGCGTTTTTTTAACCCCGGAAGGGGAGAAGCTGGCGCAGGAAAGTCGTGAACGCCATCAGATTGTGGAAAACTTCCTGCTGGTACTGGGCGTAAGCCCGGAGATAGCCCGACGTGATGCGGAAGGGATGGAGCACCACGTAAGCCAGGAAACGCTGGAAGCCTTCCGTCATTTTACGCAACAGCACGGAAACTCTATTGAATGA